The following coding sequences are from one Lolium rigidum isolate FL_2022 chromosome 6, APGP_CSIRO_Lrig_0.1, whole genome shotgun sequence window:
- the LOC124664726 gene encoding uncharacterized protein LOC124664726: protein MAVAHGTSAAFSVRPTVPGARPCSCAAAGPRRSSDGNGKWWAPLLGWSGQPDYIDAQPAASPAPEEQRETPAARRRGVLTEEKARQLRMRMMETESFHDAMYHSAIASRLASAARDKDAKG from the coding sequence ATGGCGGTGGCGCATGGAACCTCAGCCGCCTTCTCCGTCCGCCCGACGGTGCCCGGGGCCCGGCCCTGCTCCTGCGCGGCCGCCGGGCCGAGGCGCAGCTCCGACGGGAACGGCAAATGGTGGGCGCCGCTGCTGGGGTGGTCGGGCCAGCCGGACTACATCGACGCCCAGCCTGCAGCTtcgccggcgccggaggagcAGCGCGAgacgccggcggcgaggcggcgagGCGTGCTGACGGAGGAGAAGGCGCGGCAGCTGCGCATGCGGATGATGGAGACGGAGAGCTTCCACGACGCCATGTACCACTCCGCCATCGCCTCccgcctcgcctccgccgcccGCGACAAGGACGCCAAAGGCTAG